In the Octadecabacter sp. SW4 genome, one interval contains:
- the fmt gene encoding methionyl-tRNA formyltransferase yields MRVVFMGTPDFSVPVLDALVAAGLEICAVYSQPPRPAGRGKKDRPSPVQARAESLGLPVRHPVSLKDAQAQADFAALDADVAVVVAYGLILPQVVLDAPKLGCLNIHASLLPRWRGAAPIHRAIMAGDAKTGVCIMQMDAGLDTGPVLLREAVAIAPEDTTGALHDRLSELGAMLIVKALAQIDSLVPQAQPENGVTYAAKIDKAEARVDWSRPAVEVDHLIRGLSPFPGAWCDLGGERVKLLGSRLTDGQGGAGQILGGFTVACGDGAVAITRLQRAGKKPMETSDALRGLDLPERLT; encoded by the coding sequence ATGCGCGTTGTTTTCATGGGGACACCTGATTTTTCGGTGCCAGTGCTGGATGCGCTTGTGGCCGCGGGGCTCGAGATTTGCGCGGTTTATTCCCAGCCGCCCCGCCCAGCCGGTCGTGGCAAGAAAGACCGCCCAAGCCCCGTTCAGGCCAGGGCGGAAAGTCTGGGTCTGCCGGTACGCCATCCCGTTTCGCTGAAAGATGCACAGGCGCAGGCTGATTTTGCCGCGTTGGATGCGGATGTGGCGGTGGTCGTGGCCTATGGGTTGATCTTGCCACAGGTGGTGCTGGATGCGCCGAAGTTAGGCTGCCTGAATATCCATGCCAGTCTGTTGCCCCGTTGGCGGGGAGCTGCGCCGATCCATCGCGCCATCATGGCGGGGGATGCGAAAACCGGCGTGTGCATCATGCAGATGGACGCGGGGCTGGACACGGGCCCCGTGCTGCTGCGCGAGGCTGTGGCGATTGCCCCGGAAGACACGACAGGCGCGCTGCATGATCGCCTGTCCGAATTGGGCGCGATGCTGATCGTCAAGGCGCTTGCGCAGATCGACAGTTTGGTTCCCCAAGCCCAACCCGAAAATGGCGTGACCTATGCCGCCAAGATCGACAAGGCCGAGGCACGTGTGGATTGGAGCCGTCCGGCGGTCGAGGTTGATCATCTGATCAGGGGATTGTCACCTTTTCCCGGCGCGTGGTGCGATCTGGGCGGCGAACGGGTAAAGCTGCTTGGCAGCCGTCTTACCGATGGGCAGGGCGGCGCGGGGCAGATTTTGGGTGGTTTCACGGTGGCCTGTGGGGACGGTGCCGTTGCGATTACCCGCCTGCAACGTGCGGGTAAAAAGCCGATGGAGACCAGCGATGCTCTGCGCGGGTTGGACCTGCCTGAACGGCTGACCTAG
- a CDS encoding trimeric intracellular cation channel family protein has protein sequence MSAVVFLDTASVFIFALTGALVASRAQLDIVGFIFVASLTAVGGGTLRDVILNRDVVFWVANPTFILAASVAAVLVFFTAHLLESRYRTILWFDAFALAVAVPAGVAVALGMGQPWAIVLIMGVTTGCFGGLLRDVVCNEVPLVLKQGELYVTCAFAGAAGAVLVLAAGYSVNLALVACAVLTLALRAGSIAFGWRLPVYKSRPPKA, from the coding sequence ATGAGCGCGGTTGTCTTCCTCGACACTGCCTCGGTGTTCATCTTTGCACTGACAGGTGCCCTTGTGGCCAGCCGCGCCCAGCTTGATATCGTCGGATTCATCTTTGTCGCCAGCCTCACGGCGGTCGGTGGCGGCACCCTGCGCGATGTGATCCTGAACCGCGATGTGGTGTTCTGGGTTGCCAATCCCACGTTCATTCTGGCGGCCAGTGTTGCAGCAGTGCTGGTGTTCTTTACCGCCCACCTTCTGGAATCCCGGTATCGGACGATCCTGTGGTTTGACGCATTCGCGCTGGCTGTGGCTGTGCCTGCCGGGGTCGCCGTGGCGCTTGGGATGGGGCAGCCCTGGGCCATCGTGCTGATCATGGGCGTCACCACGGGCTGTTTTGGCGGCCTGCTGCGCGACGTGGTCTGCAACGAGGTTCCGTTGGTCCTCAAACAAGGCGAACTTTATGTAACATGTGCCTTTGCCGGTGCGGCGGGCGCTGTCTTGGTGCTGGCAGCCGGTTACAGCGTCAACCTCGCACTGGTTGCTTGCGCCGTTCTGACATTGGCCCTGCGTGCAGGCAGCATCGCCTTTGGCTGGCGCCTGCCCGTCTACAAAAGCCGCCCGCCCAAGGCCTAG
- the rnhA gene encoding ribonuclease HI, translating to MPDLYAYTDGACSGNPGPGGWGALLIAREGDAVVKERELSGGAADTTNNRMELLAAISALESLSRDTAITIVTDSSYVKDGITNWIHGWKKRGWKTAAKKPVKNEDLWRRLDEATQRHAVTWEWVKGHAGHPENERADELARAGMAPFKPA from the coding sequence ATGCCTGACCTTTACGCCTATACCGACGGTGCTTGCAGCGGCAATCCCGGCCCCGGCGGCTGGGGCGCCCTGCTGATCGCACGCGAGGGTGATGCGGTGGTCAAGGAACGGGAACTGTCGGGCGGCGCGGCGGACACGACGAACAACCGGATGGAATTGCTGGCCGCAATCAGCGCATTGGAATCCCTGTCGCGCGACACGGCAATCACCATCGTGACCGACAGTTCCTACGTCAAGGACGGGATCACCAACTGGATTCACGGATGGAAAAAACGCGGCTGGAAAACGGCGGCGAAAAAGCCTGTGAAAAACGAAGACCTGTGGCGGCGGCTCGACGAGGCAACGCAACGTCACGCCGTCACATGGGAATGGGTCAAGGGGCACGCGGGCCATCCCGAAAACGAACGCGCCGATGAATTGGCGCGCGCGGGCATGGCCCCGTTCAAACCCGCATGA
- the kduI gene encoding 5-dehydro-4-deoxy-D-glucuronate isomerase: MTLKTETRYAIDPATAKTLDTNGLRSHFHKGGLFAEGEINLVYTHYDRLIVGSAVPGNDRLTLDHMHETGTPGFLDRREMGILNIGETGTVEVDGDIHTLGTGELLYIGMGAGAVTFSGKGRFYITSSPAHRTCPTKLIKLADARRVELGSRETANERVIIQFLHPEVCETCQLLMGYTQFAPGSLWNTMPAHLHDRRMEAYLYFNVPEDARVFHFMGAPDETRHLVMANEEIVISPPWSIHCGAGTAAYTFCWTMAGDNVDFSDMDMVPMSDLK, from the coding sequence ATGACCCTCAAGACCGAAACCCGCTATGCCATTGATCCTGCGACCGCAAAAACGCTTGATACGAATGGGCTGCGCAGTCATTTTCACAAAGGCGGGCTGTTTGCAGAAGGCGAAATCAATCTGGTCTACACACATTATGATCGCCTGATCGTAGGCTCTGCTGTGCCCGGAAACGATAGGTTGACGCTGGATCACATGCACGAGACCGGCACGCCCGGTTTTCTGGATCGCCGAGAGATGGGGATTTTGAACATTGGTGAAACGGGCACCGTTGAAGTGGATGGTGACATCCACACTTTAGGGACCGGAGAACTGCTCTATATCGGCATGGGTGCCGGGGCCGTGACCTTTTCTGGCAAGGGTCGGTTCTACATCACATCTTCGCCTGCACATCGCACGTGCCCAACCAAACTGATCAAGCTTGCAGACGCCCGCCGGGTTGAACTTGGCAGCCGGGAGACTGCAAACGAACGGGTTATCATCCAGTTCCTTCACCCCGAAGTTTGCGAGACTTGCCAGCTTCTGATGGGCTACACCCAGTTCGCCCCTGGGTCGCTCTGGAACACGATGCCCGCCCACCTGCATGATCGTCGGATGGAGGCCTATCTTTACTTTAACGTGCCAGAGGATGCGCGTGTTTTCCATTTCATGGGCGCGCCAGATGAAACCCGGCATCTTGTCATGGCCAACGAAGAGATCGTGATTTCACCGCCGTGGTCGATCCACTGCGGGGCGGGCACCGCTGCTTATACGTTCTGCTGGACAATGGCGGGTGACAATGTGGACTTCAGCGACATGGACATGGTGCCAATGAGCGATCTGAAATGA
- a CDS encoding redoxin domain-containing protein, which translates to MTSTKPRVGAAIAPMRLPRVGTSQAITVGAAKTRWTMLFIYRGRHCPRCKRFLNKLNAALSAWTAHMDVVVASADSAEKALADLREFGWDFDLCYGLKEEQMRALGLYVSTPLSEAETTGNFAEPGAFAIRPDGTLMLVDISNGPAARPDLEELLDGMIFNITNNRPVRGTA; encoded by the coding sequence ATGACAAGCACAAAACCGCGGGTTGGCGCAGCGATCGCGCCCATGAGACTTCCTCGGGTCGGCACAAGCCAAGCGATCACAGTGGGAGCGGCCAAGACCAGATGGACAATGCTTTTCATCTACCGTGGGCGTCATTGCCCACGTTGCAAACGCTTCCTGAATAAACTGAATGCCGCTCTGTCCGCGTGGACGGCGCATATGGATGTGGTTGTTGCCTCGGCGGACAGTGCGGAAAAAGCACTCGCCGATCTCAGGGAGTTCGGATGGGACTTTGATCTTTGCTATGGCCTGAAGGAAGAGCAGATGCGCGCCCTTGGGCTTTACGTATCGACGCCGCTTTCAGAGGCGGAAACCACGGGAAACTTCGCAGAGCCGGGCGCCTTTGCGATCCGTCCCGACGGCACATTGATGCTCGTTGATATATCAAATGGCCCGGCAGCGCGCCCCGATCTGGAAGAGCTATTGGATGGCATGATCTTCAACATCACGAACAACCGGCCGGTGCGCGGAACAGCTTAG
- a CDS encoding GntR family transcriptional regulator, with protein sequence MHDTLVIGESKSTADVIFEWLHGEIVTLAILPGSKISETDIARRFGVSRQPVRDAFRRLHNLDLLDIRPQRATVVRRFSLEEIEATRFVRLAVELEVIEGAAQLWDQARSDALAENLDEQSDALIAGDAGLFHELDYGFHKLICDLSDVPKAFETINQCKRKVDRLCVLSLSNDESVAEVLDDHRAIANALGRRSVQDARAHIRHHVGRLDQTIAEIHQTHTDFFQ encoded by the coding sequence ATGCACGACACCTTGGTTATCGGCGAATCCAAATCGACTGCGGACGTGATTTTTGAATGGTTGCACGGGGAAATTGTCACGTTAGCCATCCTGCCTGGCTCCAAGATTTCAGAGACCGATATCGCGCGCCGTTTCGGCGTATCGCGTCAACCCGTCCGCGATGCATTTCGCCGGCTCCATAATCTGGACTTGCTTGATATCCGCCCACAACGCGCGACCGTTGTCCGGCGGTTTTCGCTGGAAGAAATCGAAGCCACCCGGTTCGTCCGGCTGGCGGTTGAGCTAGAGGTGATTGAGGGCGCTGCCCAGCTATGGGATCAAGCCCGCTCGGACGCCCTTGCCGAAAATCTGGATGAACAGTCCGATGCTTTGATAGCGGGCGACGCTGGTCTATTTCATGAACTCGACTACGGGTTTCACAAGCTGATCTGTGATCTGTCTGACGTCCCGAAAGCCTTTGAGACAATCAACCAGTGCAAGCGCAAGGTCGACCGTCTCTGTGTGCTCAGCTTGTCAAACGACGAAAGTGTGGCGGAGGTGTTGGATGATCATCGTGCGATAGCCAATGCCCTTGGTCGCCGCTCGGTGCAAGACGCACGCGCGCACATCCGCCATCACGTCGGCCGGCTGGATCAAACGATTGCCGAGATACATCAAACGCACACGGATTTCTTCCAATGA
- a CDS encoding TRAP transporter substrate-binding protein: protein MYLSISKTILGTATALALITSAASAEVWRAWNIHTDGHPNTAAMERFAELVAEKTGGEISVEVFNGGVLGSQPDALEQVQLGAIDVGNFNLGPIGPIVKEANLVSLPFIFSSVDHMFRVMEGPAGDKISSAMGEAGILPIGWFDAGARSFYNNTGPINSPDDIVGMKIRVMNNDLFTGMVNAMGGNGTPMAFSEVYQSLSTGVVDGAENNLPSFESVGHFEVAGFYSLSEHLIIPECICVNTAKFEALSVDMQAAVVAAAEEASVYQRELWAAQTLASREAVEAAGVQINEIADKGPFQAAMAPVYADYLAANPSMAELVDLAQSTE, encoded by the coding sequence ATGTATCTATCGATTTCAAAGACCATTCTGGGCACCGCGACGGCGTTGGCCCTTATCACATCAGCTGCCAGCGCCGAAGTTTGGCGGGCATGGAACATCCATACCGACGGCCACCCCAACACCGCTGCGATGGAACGCTTTGCTGAACTGGTAGCCGAAAAGACCGGCGGCGAAATCAGCGTCGAAGTTTTTAACGGCGGTGTCCTTGGCAGTCAGCCGGACGCGCTAGAGCAAGTGCAGCTGGGTGCGATCGACGTTGGTAACTTCAACCTTGGTCCAATTGGCCCGATCGTAAAAGAAGCAAACCTTGTTTCCCTTCCTTTCATTTTCAGCAGCGTTGACCACATGTTCCGCGTCATGGAAGGCCCAGCAGGCGATAAAATCTCCAGCGCAATGGGCGAAGCGGGAATCCTGCCGATCGGTTGGTTCGATGCTGGCGCGCGTTCTTTCTATAACAATACTGGTCCAATTAATTCGCCAGATGACATCGTCGGCATGAAAATCCGGGTGATGAACAACGATCTGTTCACCGGTATGGTGAACGCCATGGGCGGCAACGGCACCCCAATGGCATTCTCTGAGGTTTACCAGTCGCTTAGCACGGGCGTTGTTGATGGTGCAGAAAACAACCTGCCATCGTTTGAATCCGTTGGCCACTTTGAAGTCGCGGGCTTCTACTCCTTGTCTGAGCACCTGATCATTCCAGAATGTATCTGCGTGAACACGGCCAAGTTCGAGGCCTTGTCGGTGGACATGCAAGCCGCCGTTGTGGCCGCCGCCGAAGAAGCGTCCGTCTACCAGCGCGAGCTATGGGCAGCGCAGACACTGGCAAGCCGCGAAGCTGTTGAAGCCGCTGGTGTTCAGATCAACGAAATCGCCGACAAAGGCCCGTTCCAAGCTGCAATGGCGCCTGTGTATGCCGACTATCTTGCCGCCAACCCAAGCATGGCGGAACTCGTAGATCTTGCTCAATCAACCGAGTGA
- a CDS encoding TRAP transporter small permease, with protein MTDAPEKQTGLGPIDSVFRGIVKVCRVITGVALVAMTLLLGYQVFGRYVLNDTPTWVDPLSLLLVMLIAFLGAGIGVYENTHLSVVILRNIVSTRIRSVLVIMTDAFLAIFGGLMLWYGGQLTMFKWNSLIPLIQWPEGLRSLPLTICGGMILIFSLGHLTRHLLGRDTRVDSIE; from the coding sequence ATGACTGACGCGCCAGAAAAGCAGACAGGTCTTGGCCCTATCGACAGTGTCTTTCGCGGGATTGTTAAGGTCTGCCGCGTCATAACCGGGGTCGCCCTTGTCGCGATGACGCTCTTGTTGGGCTATCAGGTCTTCGGTCGCTACGTCCTGAATGACACGCCAACATGGGTTGACCCGCTGTCGTTGTTGCTGGTCATGCTGATCGCGTTCCTTGGCGCGGGAATTGGTGTCTACGAAAACACCCACCTTTCCGTCGTTATCTTGCGTAACATCGTATCCACCCGAATCCGGTCTGTTCTGGTCATCATGACGGATGCATTCTTGGCGATTTTTGGCGGCCTGATGCTTTGGTACGGCGGTCAATTGACGATGTTCAAATGGAACTCGCTCATCCCGCTTATTCAATGGCCCGAGGGCCTGCGGTCGCTGCCCCTAACGATTTGCGGCGGCATGATCCTGATTTTCTCGCTTGGACATTTGACCCGGCATCTTCTTGGGCGCGACACACGCGTCGACAGCATCGAATAG
- a CDS encoding TRAP transporter large permease has translation MGLALLLGIFALCVAIGTPVAFALGIAAIGAFWFEGLPLMVGFQRIISGINVFSLLAIPFFIFAGELMFHGGIAIRLVKFAQAAVGAVRGGLGIVNVLSSMLFGGISGSAIADISALGSILIPVMKDKGYDADYAVNVTVTSSIAGIIIPPSHNMIIYAIAAGGAVSISKLFLAGVVPGILMCVCLAVAAYIVAVKRGYQAEQFPGWNALMFAFIGAIPGLMTAVIIVGGVLSGVFTVTESGAFGVIYAFLVTLLVYRSITWENFKVAVNQSVKTTAMVMILIACAAAFAYMLTYYRVPTKMVGLLTGITENPILILLMINAVLLLLGMIMDMAALILICTPIFLPVAYALGIDPVQFGMILLVNLGLGLCTPPVGSCLFVGCAVGKLPMEKAIRTIWPFYLAIFVALMLITFVPAISMTLPNLLWN, from the coding sequence ATGGGACTAGCGCTTCTTTTGGGCATTTTTGCCTTATGTGTTGCGATCGGCACCCCCGTCGCCTTTGCCTTGGGCATCGCCGCAATCGGAGCGTTCTGGTTCGAAGGCCTGCCCCTCATGGTCGGCTTTCAAAGGATCATCTCGGGCATTAACGTCTTCTCGCTGCTGGCCATCCCATTCTTCATCTTCGCCGGTGAGTTGATGTTCCATGGCGGTATCGCCATCCGTCTTGTGAAGTTTGCGCAAGCCGCCGTTGGGGCCGTGCGGGGCGGGCTTGGCATTGTGAACGTCCTTTCGTCGATGCTATTTGGCGGAATTTCAGGCTCCGCTATTGCCGACATATCTGCCTTGGGGTCAATCTTGATCCCTGTGATGAAAGACAAAGGGTATGACGCGGATTATGCGGTCAACGTCACGGTGACGTCATCCATCGCGGGCATCATCATCCCGCCAAGCCACAATATGATCATTTACGCCATTGCAGCCGGTGGTGCGGTTTCAATTTCCAAGCTGTTTCTGGCGGGCGTCGTGCCAGGTATCTTGATGTGTGTTTGCCTTGCGGTTGCGGCCTACATCGTAGCGGTCAAACGCGGCTACCAGGCAGAGCAATTTCCCGGTTGGAATGCACTAATGTTTGCCTTTATCGGCGCAATCCCGGGATTGATGACCGCGGTTATCATCGTGGGCGGCGTCCTGTCAGGCGTGTTCACAGTGACGGAGTCCGGCGCCTTTGGCGTCATCTATGCCTTTCTTGTGACGCTTCTTGTCTATCGTTCGATCACTTGGGAAAACTTCAAGGTTGCGGTCAATCAATCGGTCAAGACGACGGCGATGGTCATGATCCTGATCGCTTGCGCGGCTGCGTTCGCCTATATGCTAACGTATTATCGTGTCCCGACCAAAATGGTAGGGCTGCTGACTGGGATTACTGAAAACCCGATCCTTATCCTGCTGATGATCAACGCCGTGCTGCTCTTGCTGGGCATGATTATGGACATGGCGGCGCTGATCCTGATCTGCACACCCATCTTTTTGCCTGTCGCCTACGCGTTAGGAATTGATCCGGTGCAATTTGGTATGATTCTGCTTGTGAATTTGGGCCTTGGGCTGTGCACGCCGCCCGTTGGGTCCTGTCTTTTCGTTGGCTGTGCCGTTGGGAAACTCCCGATGGAGAAAGCCATTCGCACGATCTGGCCTTTCTATCTGGCGATATTTGTGGCGCTCATGCTGATCACCTTCGTCCCGGCCATTTCAATGACACTGCCCAATTTATTATGGAACTAA
- a CDS encoding ribonuclease activity regulator RraA encodes MPNPSPENEVILSGKTLDQLARASTASVATLLFKRGYHNAYIQGTYPLNADARTMVGPAYTLRYIPTRPDTDPLDAFREPDHPQRVAVENCPQGAVLVMDCRQDASAASAGSILLTRCQMRGVAGVVSDGGVRDARGVAALDMPVFAAKPSAPTNLTKHHAVDIGLPIACGGVAVYPGDILVGDGDGVMVIPRHLADEIASETVEMELFEAFVMDQVQGGASIRGLYPPTDPETLIRYAAWKSNRRDGV; translated from the coding sequence ATGCCCAATCCATCGCCTGAGAATGAAGTCATCCTGTCCGGCAAAACGCTTGATCAGCTGGCAAGGGCCAGCACGGCGAGTGTCGCGACGCTGCTGTTCAAGCGCGGCTATCACAACGCATATATTCAAGGCACCTATCCGCTGAATGCTGATGCCAGGACCATGGTCGGCCCGGCCTATACATTGCGATACATCCCGACACGACCTGACACCGATCCATTGGATGCATTTCGTGAACCAGACCATCCACAGCGTGTCGCTGTGGAAAACTGCCCTCAGGGCGCTGTGCTGGTGATGGACTGTCGCCAGGATGCATCTGCTGCGTCTGCCGGGTCGATCCTGTTGACCCGGTGTCAGATGCGCGGCGTCGCGGGCGTGGTCAGCGACGGGGGGGTTCGAGACGCGCGTGGTGTCGCCGCCTTGGACATGCCTGTCTTTGCCGCCAAGCCCTCCGCCCCGACGAACCTCACCAAACACCACGCCGTCGACATCGGCCTGCCGATTGCCTGTGGCGGTGTCGCAGTCTATCCCGGTGACATCCTTGTGGGCGACGGGGATGGCGTGATGGTGATCCCTCGCCATCTGGCCGATGAAATTGCATCCGAAACCGTTGAGATGGAATTGTTTGAAGCATTCGTCATGGATCAAGTCCAAGGTGGTGCCTCGATCCGTGGGCTCTATCCTCCTACGGATCCCGAAACGCTGATCCGCTACGCGGCGTGGAAGTCCAACCGCAGGGACGGCGTCTGA
- a CDS encoding sugar kinase, whose protein sequence is MRVLAIGECMAELAPSDTDGDFRLGFAGDTFNTAWYLARCAPDVQVSYLTAVGDDPISQNMLTFMSDSGIDSRFAQVSGGKTVGLYLISLDHGERSFSYWRGQSAAKTLADNPAALGDAMARSDIIYYSGITLAILAPEGRATLLGALRKARAAGKTIAFDPNLRPKLWASDSEMTQAIMQGAAVSDIVLPSYEDEAEWFNDTSPQATAERYLAAGAMTVVVKNGVGPVSYADGEFRGDVAVTPVERPVDTTAAGDSFNAGFFARHAAGDNIVDAIAHACALSRAVVQRRGALVAVDPACLSRTTAT, encoded by the coding sequence ATGCGCGTTCTGGCGATTGGCGAATGTATGGCCGAATTGGCCCCATCAGATACCGACGGCGATTTCCGCTTGGGTTTTGCCGGCGACACGTTCAACACCGCCTGGTATCTGGCCCGCTGTGCGCCCGATGTGCAGGTATCCTATCTGACGGCCGTCGGGGATGATCCTATCTCTCAGAATATGTTGACGTTTATGAGTGACAGCGGGATCGACAGCCGGTTTGCACAGGTGTCTGGTGGCAAGACCGTCGGCCTCTACCTGATTTCTCTGGACCACGGGGAACGCAGCTTTTCCTATTGGCGCGGGCAGTCAGCGGCAAAGACGCTGGCGGATAATCCGGCGGCATTGGGCGACGCGATGGCGAGGTCCGATATTATCTACTATTCAGGCATCACCTTGGCGATCCTTGCACCTGAAGGTCGTGCAACCCTACTTGGCGCATTGCGCAAGGCGCGTGCTGCGGGCAAAACCATCGCATTTGACCCCAACCTGCGCCCGAAACTCTGGGCTTCGGACAGCGAAATGACGCAGGCCATCATGCAGGGTGCAGCGGTCAGCGACATCGTCCTGCCATCTTATGAAGACGAGGCCGAGTGGTTCAATGATACCAGCCCGCAAGCCACTGCAGAGCGTTATCTTGCAGCAGGGGCGATGACGGTTGTTGTAAAGAACGGTGTCGGACCGGTGTCATATGCCGACGGAGAATTTCGCGGGGATGTCGCCGTGACCCCCGTGGAGCGCCCTGTAGATACGACCGCCGCAGGCGATAGCTTTAACGCCGGCTTTTTCGCGCGCCACGCCGCTGGAGATAACATCGTTGACGCAATCGCCCACGCCTGTGCGCTCTCGCGAGCTGTTGTGCAGCGGCGCGGGGCTCTTGTGGCGGTTGATCCGGCTTGCTTGTCTCGCACCACAGCCACCTAG
- a CDS encoding SDR family NAD(P)-dependent oxidoreductase, which produces MKLVGKTAIVTGGGRDIGAAAAKKLAAEGAKVAISYFESSKGADSVVTEIEAAGGQALAVQADLNTQGGVDKLVNAAIDAFGSVDVLVNNAGGLIARKTIAEMDLTHWNNVMTLNLTSTFMMTKACLAHMKSGTIVNLASQAGRDGGGPGAVAYATSKGAVMTMTRALAKELGPNIRVNALCPGMIDTDFHNIHTPDAGRKGFEANAPLKRQGHVDDAANLVLFLACDDSAFLTGTNIDINGGMLFS; this is translated from the coding sequence ATGAAACTTGTAGGGAAAACGGCAATCGTCACGGGGGGCGGCCGGGACATCGGCGCCGCAGCAGCCAAAAAACTCGCCGCCGAAGGCGCGAAGGTGGCGATCAGTTATTTCGAAAGCTCCAAAGGCGCCGACTCAGTCGTGACCGAGATCGAAGCAGCGGGTGGTCAGGCGCTGGCGGTTCAGGCCGACCTGAACACGCAAGGCGGCGTCGACAAACTGGTCAATGCAGCGATTGATGCATTTGGCAGCGTGGACGTGCTGGTGAACAACGCGGGCGGCTTGATTGCACGCAAGACCATTGCTGAAATGGACCTGACGCACTGGAACAATGTCATGACGCTGAACCTGACAAGCACTTTCATGATGACCAAGGCCTGCCTCGCGCATATGAAAAGCGGTACAATCGTGAATCTCGCGTCTCAGGCCGGTCGTGACGGCGGTGGCCCCGGTGCAGTCGCATATGCCACGTCCAAGGGTGCAGTCATGACCATGACCCGCGCGCTTGCTAAAGAGCTTGGCCCTAACATCCGTGTCAACGCGCTGTGTCCCGGCATGATCGATACGGACTTCCACAATATTCACACGCCCGACGCAGGTCGCAAAGGGTTCGAGGCCAACGCTCCGCTAAAGCGACAGGGCCATGTGGATGATGCGGCCAACCTCGTGTTATTCCTCGCGTGCGACGACAGCGCCTTCCTGACCGGGACAAATATCGACATCAACGGCGGCATGCTGTTCTCGTAG
- a CDS encoding NAD(P)-dependent oxidoreductase, whose product MNTGPPAWKQAHCWMSLHHTVRISCDAPQTRNGAIIMTKPVIGFIGLGLMGGNMVENLQTRGFEMVVMGRKRPVIDAVTARGNAREAATPKELAETCDIIMLCVTTSEVVESLVYGDDGILAGVKPGAVLIDFGTSIPASTRKIGADLAAKGAGMIDAPLGRTPAHAKDGLLNIMAAGDKSTFDKVKPVLDEQGENVFYLGALGAGHVTKLINNFMGMTTVTAMSQAFAIADRAGVDRSQLFDIMSAGPSNSPFMAFCKKYAVDGISDLGFSINNANKDLAYFLQMAEDMGTRAQIAEGTSSNLQAAVNAGIGGGNVPEIFDYFMTLEK is encoded by the coding sequence TTGAACACGGGGCCACCTGCCTGGAAGCAGGCACACTGCTGGATGTCTTTACACCACACCGTGAGGATTTCCTGTGACGCCCCCCAAACACGCAACGGAGCAATCATCATGACTAAACCCGTCATCGGCTTTATCGGCCTCGGCCTTATGGGCGGCAACATGGTCGAGAACCTGCAAACTCGCGGGTTTGAAATGGTTGTGATGGGGCGCAAACGGCCCGTTATTGATGCGGTGACCGCGCGCGGAAACGCACGCGAGGCCGCAACCCCCAAAGAACTAGCCGAAACCTGCGACATCATCATGCTATGCGTCACAACCTCTGAAGTCGTCGAAAGCCTCGTCTATGGCGATGATGGCATCTTGGCGGGGGTAAAGCCGGGGGCGGTTCTGATCGACTTTGGCACCTCGATCCCGGCTTCAACCCGCAAAATTGGCGCGGATTTGGCTGCTAAGGGTGCTGGCATGATTGATGCGCCTCTCGGGCGGACGCCCGCCCACGCCAAAGATGGGTTGCTGAACATCATGGCGGCCGGCGATAAATCGACCTTCGACAAGGTTAAGCCCGTGCTGGACGAACAGGGCGAGAACGTCTTTTATCTTGGGGCGCTCGGTGCCGGACATGTCACCAAGCTGATTAACAATTTTATGGGCATGACAACCGTCACCGCCATGAGCCAGGCCTTTGCCATCGCTGACCGCGCGGGCGTAGACCGTTCTCAGCTGTTCGACATCATGTCTGCCGGTCCATCAAATTCACCTTTCATGGCGTTCTGCAAGAAATACGCGGTGGACGGTATCAGCGACCTCGGCTTTTCAATCAACAACGCCAACAAGGACTTGGCCTATTTTTTGCAAATGGCTGAGGACATGGGCACCCGCGCGCAGATTGCAGAAGGCACTTCAAGCAACCTTCAAGCCGCAGTCAACGCCGGTATCGGGGGCGGAAACGTCCCCGAGATTTTTGACTATTTCATGACGCTAGAGAAGTAA